A DNA window from Anas platyrhynchos isolate ZD024472 breed Pekin duck chromosome 33, IASCAAS_PekinDuck_T2T, whole genome shotgun sequence contains the following coding sequences:
- the LOC140000347 gene encoding ATPase family AAA domain-containing protein 2-like, protein MLLDELAEKCIGYCGADIKSLCTEAALCSLRRCYPQIYASREKLQLDVNSIKIKAKDFFMAPKKVVPASNRIEASPVQALSPIFKPLFKRSVANILQVVQKIFPQAQLVLKEDRQQDHLNPILQDGMFNSDDDASLVSGDEFKDGMPDGPEKKLLCFSR, encoded by the exons gatactgtggtgcagatatcaaatccctatgtactgaagctgctctgtgctctctgcgccgatgctatcctcagatttatgcaagtagggagaaatTGCAACTAgacgttaattctattaaaataaaagcaaaggactttttcatggctccgaagaaggttgttccggcatcaaacaggatcgagGCTTCACCCGtacaagcactatcacccattttcaagccactttttaaaagatcagtagcgaatattttacaagttgtgcagaagatcttcccgcagGCACAGCTAGtgctaaaggaggaccgacagcaag accatttaaatcctattttacaagatggtATGTTCaacagtgatgacgatgcatccttggtttccgGAGATGAATTCAAAGATGGAATGCCTGACGGACCGGAGAAAAAactcctctgtttcagcaggtaa